From Fibrobacterota bacterium, the proteins below share one genomic window:
- a CDS encoding flagellar biosynthesis anti-sigma factor FlgM produces MNSTDIVNEVARLVAQRDLGLKDPKDGKAVKAKKAAPEAHDEVDLSDSAKALAGHESGSDYENEQYLKVGRLKSLVNSGNYHMDPKMVETIAERIANMLV; encoded by the coding sequence ATGAACAGCACGGATATCGTAAACGAAGTCGCCCGACTGGTGGCGCAACGGGATCTCGGCCTCAAGGATCCCAAGGATGGCAAAGCGGTCAAGGCCAAAAAGGCCGCGCCCGAAGCCCACGACGAGGTCGATCTTTCGGATTCGGCCAAGGCGCTCGCCGGACATGAATCCGGATCGGACTACGAAAACGAGCAATACCTTAAGGTTGGCAGGCTGAAATCGCTGGTCAACTCCGGTAATTACCACATGGACCCGAAGATGGTGGAAACCATCGCGGAGCGCATCGCCAACATGCTCGTGTAG
- a CDS encoding response regulator: MPNYLQSLPPILVVDDEKVVRTLIRLQLEEAGYPVLEAPGGREAIQLILDRNTPIELLVTDVLMPFMNGRELATRASIIRPDIRVLFISAYSANLLIDLGVAPTGADFLRKPFKTGELTDRVKKLLAVGRTWRQVTAKTV; encoded by the coding sequence ATGCCAAATTACCTGCAAAGCCTCCCCCCAATCCTCGTAGTCGACGATGAGAAAGTGGTGCGGACCCTGATCCGCCTCCAATTGGAGGAAGCGGGGTATCCCGTCCTGGAAGCCCCTGGCGGTCGCGAGGCCATCCAGCTCATCCTGGATCGGAACACGCCGATCGAACTGCTGGTTACGGACGTCTTGATGCCGTTCATGAACGGCCGCGAATTGGCGACCCGGGCCAGCATCATCCGTCCCGACATCCGGGTTCTCTTCATCTCCGCCTATTCGGCGAATCTGCTTATCGACCTGGGCGTAGCGCCCACGGGAGCCGATTTCCTGCGGAAGCCTTTCAAGACCGGCGAGCTTACCGATCGGGTCAAAAAGCTCTTGGCCGTCGGGCGCACCTGGCGGCAAGTGACCGCCAAAACCGTTTGA
- a CDS encoding phage holin family protein: MGFLVRLIVSMVSLGLAARIIPGIYVSDWVTLLLAALLLSVVNAIIKPIFVLLTLPFTILTLGLFLLVVNAAMLGLVAWLLPGFSIAGLVPAVLGWLVMAVVGGILNTLI, translated from the coding sequence ATGGGATTCCTCGTTCGCCTAATCGTCAGCATGGTCAGCTTAGGCTTGGCCGCCCGCATCATCCCGGGCATTTACGTGAGCGACTGGGTGACCCTGCTACTGGCCGCCTTGCTCTTATCCGTGGTCAACGCGATCATCAAACCCATCTTCGTCCTCCTCACCCTGCCATTCACCATCCTCACCTTGGGGCTTTTCCTGCTGGTGGTGAACGCGGCCATGCTCGGCCTGGTAGCGTGGCTGTTACCCGGATTCTCCATCGCCGGGCTGGTGCCCGCCGTGTTGGGGTGGCTGGTCATGGCGGTGGTGGGCGGGATCCTCAATACCCTTATCTGA
- a CDS encoding Na+/H+ antiporter has protein sequence MALFEIVLVLLFAGALFAIWSDRLGVPYPALLALAGALIALIPGGPGIILQPDLALALFVAPTLLDAAYDASPRDLKRNLVSVVGLAIVLVIVTVAAVAWAARLAVPGMGWAPAIALGAIVAPPDASAAAAVLRRLRPPHRLMVILEGESLFNDATALLIYRLSVGAALTGSFSAWKVAPLLLLSCGGGLAVGWALARLQILLAGRVRDIPISVLLQFVGTFAVWLIADRLGLSPIITMVAFAMTLARQIGGRTDAHHRIASYVVWDVAVLVLNVLAFVLIGLQLRGIVSRMHGREWGSYAACAGAVCAAAVLVRLVWAPVFVGVVRWKRMRFGPRDPELMPTFRNAALASWCGMRGIVTLATALALPDGPTGFPFRDLIVFSAFSVVLFTLVLQGLTLPPLMRLLKLHDDGSVDREIAVARAETAQAALRVLQERGGDSPEAALLKSEYRARLLEEAAGSEPSTQGAGQDLPGLQRLAVQSQRESLRDLRARDVIGDDAFHVVEEEIDLLELTAEARVRPAPEA, from the coding sequence ATGGCCCTATTCGAAATCGTCCTCGTCCTTCTCTTCGCCGGCGCCCTGTTCGCGATCTGGTCCGATCGCCTCGGCGTGCCATATCCCGCCCTCTTGGCCTTGGCCGGCGCCCTCATCGCCCTCATCCCCGGCGGTCCGGGCATTATCCTGCAGCCCGATCTGGCCTTGGCCCTCTTCGTCGCGCCGACCTTGCTGGATGCGGCCTACGATGCCTCCCCCCGCGACCTCAAGCGCAACCTGGTTTCCGTCGTCGGCCTGGCTATCGTGCTGGTGATCGTGACCGTCGCCGCGGTGGCCTGGGCCGCGCGCCTGGCGGTTCCCGGCATGGGCTGGGCCCCGGCCATCGCCCTGGGGGCCATCGTCGCGCCGCCCGACGCTTCGGCGGCCGCGGCCGTACTACGCAGGTTACGCCCGCCCCATCGCCTGATGGTCATCCTCGAAGGCGAGAGCCTTTTCAACGATGCCACCGCCCTGCTCATCTACCGCTTATCCGTGGGAGCCGCCCTTACCGGCAGCTTCTCCGCCTGGAAGGTCGCGCCTCTCTTGCTCTTGTCCTGCGGCGGGGGCTTGGCAGTTGGCTGGGCGCTCGCGCGCCTCCAGATCCTGCTGGCGGGGCGAGTGCGCGACATCCCCATCAGCGTGCTGCTGCAATTCGTCGGGACCTTCGCGGTGTGGCTCATCGCCGATCGGCTGGGCCTCTCCCCCATCATCACCATGGTCGCCTTCGCCATGACCCTGGCGCGGCAGATCGGCGGGCGGACCGATGCGCATCATCGCATCGCGTCCTATGTCGTGTGGGACGTGGCGGTGCTGGTGCTCAACGTACTGGCCTTCGTGCTTATCGGCCTGCAATTGCGCGGCATCGTTTCGCGCATGCATGGCCGCGAGTGGGGGTCCTATGCCGCGTGCGCGGGCGCGGTATGCGCCGCCGCGGTGCTGGTACGCCTCGTCTGGGCGCCGGTATTCGTAGGCGTAGTTCGCTGGAAGCGGATGCGCTTCGGCCCCAGGGACCCGGAGCTCATGCCCACCTTCCGGAACGCGGCCTTGGCCTCGTGGTGCGGCATGCGCGGTATCGTTACCTTGGCCACCGCCCTGGCCCTTCCCGATGGCCCGACCGGCTTTCCCTTCCGCGATCTCATCGTCTTCTCGGCCTTTTCGGTTGTCCTCTTCACCTTGGTGCTGCAAGGCCTCACCCTACCGCCATTGATGCGCCTGCTGAAATTGCACGACGACGGCTCCGTGGATCGCGAGATCGCCGTCGCGCGGGCCGAGACCGCGCAAGCGGCGCTGCGCGTTTTGCAAGAACGCGGAGGCGATTCACCGGAAGCCGCCTTGCTGAAAAGCGAGTACCGGGCCCGCCTGCTGGAAGAGGCCGCCGGCTCGGAACCATCGACCCAGGGCGCGGGCCAGGATCTGCCGGGGCTGCAAAGGCTGGCCGTGCAATCCCAACGCGAATCGCTTCGCGACCTGCGGGCTCGCGACGTGATCGGCGACGATGCCTTCCACGTAGTGGAAGAGGAGATTGATCTATTGGAGTTGACCGCGGAAGCGCGGGTGCGGCCCGCCCCGGAGGCCTAG
- a CDS encoding formamidopyrimidine-DNA glycosylase: MPELPDITVYVERLEALVAGRTLQGMRLSSPFLLRTVDPPLDSFSGREVTGVLRRGKRIVFAFAGGSRLALHLMIAGRLHWKAAGAPVPKGNGLMAMDFAEGSLILTESGIKKRAALFAFPDQAALEAKFPVGLEPLDAGLREFAARLRLENHTLKRALTDPRLFSGIGNSYSDEILHQAKLSPVMLTGRMGDAEIAALYAATRDVLSRWTEALREETGEGFPEKVTAFRKGMAVHGRYGQPCPVCGSPVQRIRYAENETNYCPTCQTGGKLLADRALSSLLKKDWPRSLEDMEKMLARHKETIAGGEAGMGAGTA; encoded by the coding sequence ATGCCCGAGCTCCCCGACATCACCGTCTACGTGGAACGCCTCGAAGCGCTCGTTGCGGGCCGCACCTTGCAAGGCATGCGTCTGTCCAGCCCCTTCCTGCTGCGCACGGTCGATCCGCCCTTGGATTCCTTCTCCGGGAGGGAGGTAACGGGCGTGTTACGAAGGGGAAAGCGCATCGTTTTCGCCTTCGCGGGCGGGTCCCGCCTGGCCCTGCACCTCATGATCGCTGGGAGATTGCATTGGAAGGCGGCCGGGGCGCCTGTTCCCAAGGGGAATGGGCTTATGGCCATGGATTTCGCCGAGGGGAGCCTCATCCTCACCGAAAGCGGCATCAAGAAGCGCGCGGCGCTATTCGCTTTTCCCGATCAGGCCGCTTTGGAGGCGAAGTTCCCGGTGGGACTGGAGCCGCTGGATGCGGGCCTCCGGGAGTTCGCGGCCAGGTTGCGCCTGGAGAACCACACCTTGAAGCGCGCGCTTACCGATCCGCGGCTTTTCAGCGGCATCGGCAACTCCTATTCCGATGAGATCCTCCATCAGGCGAAGCTTTCCCCGGTGATGCTGACGGGGAGGATGGGCGACGCGGAGATCGCGGCCCTGTACGCCGCCACCCGGGATGTGCTGTCGCGCTGGACCGAAGCATTGAGGGAGGAGACGGGCGAGGGCTTTCCGGAAAAGGTCACGGCTTTCAGGAAGGGGATGGCGGTGCATGGACGGTACGGCCAGCCCTGCCCGGTTTGCGGCAGCCCGGTGCAGCGCATCCGCTACGCCGAAAACGAAACCAACTATTGCCCGACTTGCCAGACGGGCGGCAAGCTCTTGGCCGACCGCGCATTGTCCTCGTTGCTCAAGAAGGATTGGCCTCGCAGCCTGGAAGACATGGAAAAGATGCTGGCGCGCCATAAGGAAACCATCGCCGGCGGCGAGGCCGGAATGGGGGCCGGAACGGCCTGA
- a CDS encoding glycosyltransferase → MSKAGKKAKRKERDPIPASQAPASQAPASQAPASQAPAPKAPSLDWAGLPDDMPAAEMAKRFGTIRGVLKTPWPPGTLTVAMIVKDEAKNIRDAVESFRPIADEILVYDTGSTDGTQAILDSLGVRWIQGEWRNDFAWARNRSIETARSAWILWMDADDRIPADQLENFRKLKTAPMDRAFGFQVINTQGGLPIGGRFMQLRMFPNHPALRFRYQVHEQLLHAVALLGLHTFWTETTVHHTGYEDPELKKKKALRNLLLLQEDPARVAREPSLAMAIGDSYYILGEFEKGIEAYQRTMAMPDCETINRDIYRELPSCIGQGYQRLGRREEALGWFDKTIALQPDKHEAYFHKAQCLMEMGRPRDAEPLYAKLVSMPVSFTTTSNQYDLIQIYSRYYLAQFAFERREMAAARKLLEALLAGHPQVVEAWQLLGKCKLAQGETEAAEKCWAKAILLNPTAVPDLHAQRLVLLRKLDRREDFRDALAAARALFPQRRLPEWEDLSPASTRPALSLCMIVKNERENLPACLESVRGLAGETIIVDTGSDDGTQDIARRFGAKLIQSDWTGDFSRARNLSLDAATGRWILWLDADDRLLEEDKRAIRSLADGDPDLAPKAYGLRVKNSRDGGLTGSVFNQIRVFPNRPTLRFRAPVHEQILPAIEAAGIPVEYLAAKILHTGYADPALAKAKQQRNKAILEAQVGTDRGITPVTLYTLGCACADLGEHLAAVEWFRRAASLAAATGSDPHVRDGAPAKAAASLAALGRHAEALRELAPALAVASPLPEAMLVKAQIEAAAGRPDSARPFYERLLDLVEAGTFLPVDFQLLKIQALQWLGQYWFDQGRRDLAVALLKAGLGIKEGRDLTGAALAALYRSHGLSG, encoded by the coding sequence AAAACCCCATGGCCTCCCGGGACCCTGACCGTCGCCATGATCGTCAAGGACGAGGCCAAGAACATCCGGGACGCGGTGGAAAGCTTCCGGCCCATCGCCGATGAAATCCTTGTCTACGATACCGGTTCCACCGACGGGACCCAGGCCATCCTGGATTCCCTCGGGGTGCGTTGGATCCAGGGCGAGTGGCGGAACGATTTCGCCTGGGCCCGCAACCGTTCCATCGAAACGGCCCGCAGCGCGTGGATCCTATGGATGGACGCGGACGATCGCATTCCCGCCGATCAGTTGGAGAACTTCCGCAAGCTCAAGACCGCCCCCATGGACCGCGCCTTCGGCTTCCAGGTGATCAATACGCAGGGGGGCCTTCCCATCGGCGGTCGCTTCATGCAATTGCGCATGTTCCCCAACCATCCCGCCTTGCGCTTCCGCTATCAAGTCCACGAGCAGTTGTTGCACGCGGTGGCCCTGCTGGGATTGCATACCTTCTGGACCGAAACCACCGTGCACCACACCGGCTACGAAGATCCGGAACTCAAGAAGAAGAAAGCCCTCCGCAACCTGCTCCTCTTGCAAGAGGATCCCGCGCGCGTGGCGCGCGAGCCTTCCCTGGCCATGGCCATCGGCGATTCGTACTACATCCTCGGCGAGTTCGAGAAGGGGATCGAAGCCTATCAGCGGACCATGGCCATGCCGGATTGCGAGACCATCAACCGCGACATCTACCGGGAACTGCCCTCTTGCATAGGGCAGGGATACCAGCGCCTGGGCCGCCGCGAAGAAGCGCTGGGCTGGTTCGACAAGACCATCGCCCTTCAGCCCGATAAGCACGAGGCCTATTTCCACAAAGCGCAATGCCTGATGGAGATGGGCCGCCCGCGCGACGCCGAGCCCCTCTACGCCAAGCTGGTCTCCATGCCGGTAAGCTTCACCACCACCAGCAACCAGTACGATCTGATCCAGATCTATAGCCGCTATTACCTGGCCCAGTTCGCCTTCGAACGGCGCGAGATGGCGGCCGCCCGGAAATTGCTTGAGGCCTTGCTCGCGGGGCATCCTCAAGTGGTGGAGGCTTGGCAACTGCTGGGCAAATGCAAATTGGCGCAGGGCGAAACCGAGGCCGCCGAGAAATGCTGGGCCAAGGCCATCCTGCTCAATCCCACCGCGGTCCCGGATTTGCACGCGCAACGCCTGGTCCTGCTGCGCAAACTGGATCGGCGCGAGGATTTCCGCGACGCTTTGGCGGCCGCCCGGGCCCTGTTTCCCCAGCGCCGCCTGCCGGAATGGGAAGACCTCTCCCCGGCTTCAACGCGTCCCGCGTTAAGCCTATGCATGATCGTGAAGAACGAACGGGAGAACCTGCCTGCCTGCCTGGAATCGGTGCGCGGCCTCGCCGGCGAAACCATCATCGTGGATACCGGATCCGACGACGGGACCCAGGACATCGCCCGACGCTTCGGCGCGAAATTGATCCAATCCGATTGGACGGGCGATTTCAGTCGCGCGCGCAACCTCTCCCTGGACGCCGCCACCGGCCGGTGGATCCTCTGGTTGGACGCCGACGATCGACTCCTGGAAGAGGATAAGCGGGCCATCCGATCCCTCGCCGATGGCGATCCGGACCTCGCGCCCAAGGCCTATGGGCTAAGGGTGAAGAACAGCCGCGATGGCGGCCTCACCGGCAGCGTCTTCAACCAGATCCGCGTCTTCCCCAACCGCCCCACCTTGCGCTTCCGGGCCCCCGTCCACGAGCAGATCCTGCCCGCCATCGAGGCCGCCGGCATCCCGGTGGAATACCTGGCCGCCAAGATCCTCCACACCGGTTACGCCGACCCGGCCCTGGCCAAAGCCAAGCAGCAACGCAACAAGGCCATCCTCGAGGCCCAGGTGGGGACCGATCGGGGTATCACGCCGGTTACCCTATACACCCTCGGCTGCGCTTGCGCCGACCTGGGCGAGCACCTGGCCGCGGTGGAGTGGTTCCGGCGGGCCGCCTCGTTGGCCGCCGCGACGGGCTCCGACCCCCACGTGCGCGACGGCGCGCCCGCCAAGGCCGCCGCATCCTTGGCCGCCCTGGGCCGGCATGCCGAGGCCCTGCGAGAATTGGCGCCCGCCCTGGCCGTTGCTTCCCCGCTCCCCGAGGCCATGCTGGTGAAGGCCCAAATCGAGGCTGCCGCGGGCCGCCCCGATTCGGCCAGGCCTTTCTACGAACGCCTTCTCGATCTCGTAGAAGCAGGGACTTTCCTGCCGGTGGACTTCCAGCTCCTCAAGATCCAGGCCCTGCAATGGCTGGGGCAATATTGGTTCGATCAGGGACGCCGCGATCTGGCCGTGGCCCTGCTCAAGGCGGGCTTAGGGATCAAAGAAGGCCGGGACCTAACGGGAGCGGCGTTGGCCGCGCTCTATCGATCCCACGGCTTATCCGGCTGA
- a CDS encoding alpha-L-arabinofuranosidase: MISQSSPSAGPCDIYATGATPCVAAYSMARPLLNSYTGPLYQVRNAAGATQDVTVKDGYANTTAQETFCGSGNCTVSIMYDQSGKGNDLIKGPKGCYTGTAALPDNEANIKGHTQMIAGHKIYGLYMIVQDGYRNDATKGMPTGSQPQGIYEIADGKHNPGASCCWDFGNASTDNCSGGTGNMATLLFGESFWGQGDGKGPWFAADLEAGVWAGGAKSGDPGWGELNGAHPANTKNISLPVDFAFGILKTSSTNYAIKSGNAQSGVLNTAYDGALPSVLHWTLKGAIVLGIGGDNSNSSGGTFYEGVITAGRPSDTTDAAIFKNVQSAGFGSSVISIGEGPQTKVPGATAFKVRYNPALAQVSIQYRLSESRRLTLAVFDTQGKRVATLVKGVVSSGSHEAFWNAKGAQAGRYIASLALDGNTAWTGNIFLEK, translated from the coding sequence TTGATATCGCAATCCTCCCCGTCCGCCGGACCTTGCGATATCTACGCCACCGGAGCCACGCCGTGCGTCGCCGCATATAGCATGGCGCGTCCCCTTCTCAATTCTTACACCGGGCCCCTCTATCAGGTCCGTAACGCGGCTGGCGCCACCCAGGACGTCACCGTAAAGGACGGATACGCGAACACGACGGCTCAAGAGACGTTCTGCGGCTCCGGCAACTGCACGGTTTCCATCATGTATGATCAGTCCGGGAAGGGCAACGATCTCATCAAAGGCCCGAAGGGATGCTACACGGGAACCGCCGCCCTGCCGGATAACGAGGCCAATATCAAAGGCCACACCCAGATGATCGCGGGGCATAAGATTTACGGGCTTTACATGATCGTGCAAGACGGCTACCGGAACGACGCTACCAAAGGGATGCCGACTGGCAGCCAGCCCCAGGGCATTTACGAGATCGCGGACGGGAAGCATAACCCGGGCGCCTCATGCTGCTGGGACTTCGGAAACGCATCGACGGACAATTGCAGCGGGGGGACCGGGAACATGGCCACCTTGCTTTTCGGGGAATCGTTTTGGGGACAGGGCGATGGAAAAGGCCCCTGGTTCGCTGCCGATTTAGAGGCCGGCGTCTGGGCGGGAGGCGCCAAGTCGGGAGATCCGGGTTGGGGTGAGCTCAATGGCGCGCATCCGGCGAATACTAAAAACATCTCCTTGCCCGTCGATTTCGCCTTCGGCATCCTCAAGACGAGTTCGACCAACTACGCGATCAAATCCGGGAACGCGCAATCCGGAGTTCTGAACACCGCCTACGACGGCGCCCTTCCGTCAGTCCTGCATTGGACCCTGAAAGGCGCCATCGTCCTCGGCATCGGCGGCGACAATAGCAACTCGAGCGGGGGCACCTTCTATGAAGGCGTCATTACCGCCGGCAGGCCTTCGGATACCACCGACGCCGCGATTTTCAAGAACGTACAGTCCGCGGGTTTCGGGAGCAGCGTGATCTCGATCGGCGAAGGTCCTCAAACCAAGGTCCCAGGCGCGACCGCCTTCAAGGTCCGCTACAATCCGGCCTTGGCCCAGGTGTCCATCCAATACCGCCTAAGCGAATCCCGGCGCCTGACCCTGGCCGTATTCGATACCCAGGGCAAGCGGGTCGCCACCCTCGTGAAAGGCGTAGTATCCAGCGGTAGCCACGAAGCGTTCTGGAACGCCAAAGGGGCGCAGGCCGGGCGGTACATCGCCTCCCTGGCCCTGGATGGGAATACCGCTTGGACCGGCAACATCTTCCTGGAGAAGTGA
- a CDS encoding threonylcarbamoyl-AMP synthase yields the protein MIPLSPATPDALRRAADALRAGGLVAFPTETVYGLGAKAHDPLALAKIFEAKRRPFFDPLILHVAERSQFEALIAPEARRDPRATDLMDRFWPGPLTLVLPKASDVPDLATSGLPTVAVRMPAHPVALALIRAAGFPLAAPSANPFGRLSPTTAAHVQAHFQAPFQAGEAGIDLILDGGPCTVGVESTIVSLAGETPVLLRAGGVPREAIEAAIGAIAMAPAAAARPQAPGQLPGHYAPRTPLRIHAGEEIPSDATLRLGYLAFRRAPDGPYAATETLSPDGDLREAAARLFACLHRLDAAGLDLILAEAVPERGLGAAIMDRLRKAAAGSGPG from the coding sequence ATGATCCCCCTCTCCCCCGCGACGCCCGATGCGCTACGCCGCGCCGCCGATGCGCTGCGCGCGGGCGGGCTCGTCGCCTTCCCCACGGAAACCGTCTACGGCCTGGGCGCCAAGGCGCATGACCCCCTGGCGCTGGCCAAGATCTTCGAGGCCAAGCGCCGCCCATTCTTCGATCCCCTCATCCTCCACGTGGCGGAAAGGTCCCAATTCGAAGCCCTGATCGCCCCGGAGGCGCGGCGCGACCCGCGCGCCACGGACCTGATGGATCGCTTTTGGCCGGGTCCTCTCACCTTGGTCCTGCCCAAGGCTTCCGACGTGCCGGACCTGGCCACCTCGGGCCTGCCCACCGTGGCGGTGCGTATGCCCGCCCATCCGGTGGCGCTCGCGCTCATCCGCGCCGCGGGCTTCCCCCTGGCGGCCCCCAGCGCCAATCCCTTCGGACGCCTGAGCCCCACCACGGCCGCCCACGTGCAGGCCCATTTTCAAGCCCCTTTCCAAGCCGGCGAGGCGGGCATCGATCTCATCCTCGACGGCGGACCTTGCACGGTGGGGGTGGAGTCGACCATAGTATCCCTGGCGGGGGAAACTCCCGTGTTACTGCGGGCGGGAGGCGTGCCGCGCGAAGCCATCGAAGCGGCCATCGGCGCCATCGCCATGGCTCCCGCGGCGGCGGCCCGGCCGCAGGCCCCGGGCCAACTCCCCGGCCATTATGCCCCGCGCACCCCCTTGCGGATCCATGCGGGCGAAGAGATTCCCTCCGATGCCACGTTACGCCTGGGTTACCTGGCCTTCCGTCGCGCCCCGGATGGGCCCTATGCGGCGACGGAAACGCTTTCCCCTGACGGCGATCTGCGCGAAGCCGCCGCCCGCCTGTTCGCATGCCTGCACCGTCTGGATGCCGCAGGCTTGGATCTGATCCTGGCCGAAGCCGTGCCGGAACGGGGTCTCGGGGCGGCCATCATGGATCGCTTGCGTAAGGCCGCCGCGGGTTCAGGGCCGGGTTGA